One region of Vibrio cidicii genomic DNA includes:
- a CDS encoding helix-turn-helix transcriptional regulator, which produces MTESQQLIAELKTQLKLRGVHYADIATALDLSEGSVKRLLAEGNNISLERLERICQLIDLEMSELFKLAYAQKQGLTALSYQQEKELIDDKALLLVAVCVVNGYTFKQIAEQYQFNEPDLIQKCVQLDRLGIIELQPNNRFKLKVAKQFTWIAGGPIQSFFQQQVQHAFFNSYFAAEDEKLVMATGLMSLPSNQKMQQKMQKLVGEFYATCQSDNELDIKDRHGTSLVLAIRRWTFPLFAEREANASQCKK; this is translated from the coding sequence ATGACCGAATCGCAGCAACTGATCGCTGAACTGAAAACCCAACTGAAATTACGTGGTGTGCACTATGCCGACATCGCCACCGCCTTAGATCTTAGTGAAGGCTCGGTAAAACGTTTGCTGGCAGAAGGCAACAACATCAGCTTGGAACGTTTGGAACGCATATGCCAGCTTATCGACCTAGAGATGAGTGAGTTATTTAAGCTCGCCTATGCACAAAAACAGGGTCTGACCGCGCTCAGTTATCAACAGGAGAAAGAGCTGATTGACGACAAAGCACTGCTACTGGTGGCGGTTTGCGTCGTGAATGGCTACACCTTCAAACAGATCGCCGAACAGTATCAGTTTAATGAACCGGATCTGATACAAAAGTGCGTGCAACTCGATCGTCTCGGCATCATTGAACTGCAACCCAACAACCGCTTCAAATTGAAAGTCGCCAAGCAGTTCACTTGGATTGCCGGTGGCCCGATTCAATCGTTTTTCCAGCAACAAGTGCAACACGCCTTTTTCAACAGCTATTTTGCCGCAGAGGATGAAAAACTGGTGATGGCAACAGGGCTGATGTCGCTGCCCAGCAACCAGAAAATGCAGCAGAAGATGCAAAAACTGGTCGGCGAATTCTACGCCACCTGCCAAAGTGACAATGAACTGGATATCAAAGATCGTCACGGGACATCCTTGGTGCTCGCGATTCGCCGCTGGACGTTCCCGCTGTTCGCCGAGCGAGAAGCAAACGCGAGCCAGTGTAAAAAGTAA
- a CDS encoding MFS transporter has product MLFSRRFFPYFCTQCLGALNDNVYKNILLLMVTYSQLDSLPMPVDLFVNLAAGLFILPFLLFSAHAGQIADHMDKARLIRRLKIAEFFIMGCAAVAILTQSPIAMLVLLFLTGTQSAYFGPVKYSLLPQALLPRELVKGNAWVEMGTFISILAGTLTAGLLIALDDGLPIAAGLVLVLSLIGVFTSRLIPSLPASTAGKGSFQPISALITTLKNSQRNHGIWMAILAISWFWFLGATYLTQFPNFAKIHLHADSTVVSLLLALFSIGIAAGSWLCEKLSFDQVELGILPFGIAGLTLFGIDLLLALPQSQPLSDPYWQAGAFIAQSAHWRVMFDLFMVGVSGGLFIVPLYAFIQSRAEQGQCAQAIAANNIMNSLFMVASAALAIVLLTVLGFSIVQLFALLAVVNLIVAVYVYRQVPEFTQRFVSYLLSHLMYRVTIRGRELIPQQGAALLVANHVSYVDALILMGVSPRPVRFVMAKEISEIPLLKPLFRHAGVIPICSPKKCRDTYQNAFQQIDQALNNGEVVCLFPEGRLTTDGLLGEFRPGVEKILQHNPVKVIPVGLVGLWGSFFSHKNGHACTKRPSRFWSKVSVNIGEVVSGNVTDRHQLFQQVQNLLAQAESQ; this is encoded by the coding sequence ATGTTATTTTCTCGTCGATTTTTTCCTTACTTTTGCACCCAATGTTTGGGCGCTTTGAATGACAATGTCTATAAAAATATCTTGCTGCTGATGGTCACTTACAGCCAGCTCGATAGCTTGCCAATGCCTGTCGATCTATTTGTCAACTTGGCTGCGGGTCTGTTTATTCTGCCCTTTTTACTCTTTTCTGCGCATGCGGGGCAAATCGCCGATCACATGGACAAAGCGCGCCTGATCCGCCGTTTGAAAATCGCCGAATTTTTTATCATGGGATGCGCGGCAGTGGCTATTTTGACGCAAAGCCCTATCGCCATGCTGGTGCTGCTCTTTCTCACGGGAACCCAGTCGGCGTACTTCGGCCCGGTCAAATACTCTCTGCTGCCGCAAGCGTTGCTGCCTCGTGAACTGGTCAAAGGCAACGCTTGGGTCGAAATGGGCACCTTTATCTCGATTCTTGCAGGTACTCTAACCGCCGGATTACTTATCGCGCTCGACGATGGGCTACCTATTGCCGCAGGGCTCGTGCTCGTTTTGTCACTAATTGGGGTGTTCACCAGCCGTTTGATCCCTTCTTTACCAGCCAGCACTGCGGGCAAGGGAAGCTTCCAGCCAATTTCTGCCTTAATCACCACACTCAAAAACAGCCAGCGTAATCACGGCATCTGGATGGCAATCCTCGCCATCAGTTGGTTCTGGTTTCTGGGTGCAACTTATCTCACTCAGTTCCCTAACTTTGCGAAAATCCACTTGCACGCCGACAGTACCGTGGTCTCGCTGCTGCTGGCCCTCTTTTCTATCGGCATTGCCGCTGGCTCTTGGCTGTGTGAAAAACTCTCTTTTGATCAAGTGGAACTCGGTATTTTGCCTTTTGGCATTGCTGGTTTAACACTGTTTGGCATTGACTTGCTGCTTGCTCTTCCGCAAAGCCAACCGTTGAGTGACCCCTACTGGCAAGCAGGAGCATTTATCGCTCAGTCAGCACACTGGCGAGTCATGTTTGATCTCTTCATGGTTGGCGTTAGTGGCGGCCTATTCATTGTACCTCTGTATGCTTTTATCCAATCACGCGCAGAACAAGGGCAATGTGCGCAAGCAATCGCCGCCAACAACATCATGAACTCGCTATTTATGGTCGCGTCAGCCGCTTTGGCCATCGTCCTTTTAACGGTGCTCGGGTTCTCTATCGTCCAGTTATTTGCTCTGCTCGCGGTCGTCAATCTTATCGTGGCGGTATACGTTTATCGCCAAGTGCCTGAGTTTACGCAACGTTTTGTCAGCTACTTACTCAGCCATCTGATGTATCGCGTGACGATTCGTGGCCGAGAGTTGATCCCTCAGCAAGGAGCCGCTCTGCTGGTAGCGAATCACGTTAGTTACGTCGATGCGCTGATTCTGATGGGCGTATCACCAAGGCCAGTTCGTTTTGTGATGGCGAAAGAGATCAGCGAAATACCACTGCTCAAACCTCTATTCCGACACGCTGGTGTGATCCCTATCTGTTCGCCGAAAAAATGTCGTGACACCTATCAAAACGCTTTTCAGCAAATAGACCAAGCGCTCAACAATGGCGAAGTGGTGTGTCTTTTCCCTGAAGGTCGTTTGACCACCGATGGGTTGTTGGGGGAATTTCGCCCCGGGGTAGAAAAGATTTTGCAACATAACCCTGTCAAGGTGATTCCGGTCGGTTTAGTCGGACTGTGGGGATCGTTTTTCAGTCATAAAAATGGGCATGCTTGTACTAAGCGACCAAGCCGCTTCTGGTCAAAAGTCAGCGTCAACATTGGCGAAGTCGTGTCTGGTAATGTCACTGACCGTCACCAATTATTTCAGCAAGTACAAAACTTGCTTGCTCAAGCAGAGTCACAGTAA